One Candidatus Eisenbacteria bacterium genomic window carries:
- a CDS encoding M20/M25/M40 family metallo-hydrolase encodes MTDFARVDAELESGMERSLEELARLVAQPSVAAQKLGLEPCAGQVAGMFRQRGFEAEIHATSGAPIVVARRDGRTARRLLFYNHYDVQPAEPLELWESPPFTLTRRGQFAFGRGISDDKGHLTARLLALDALLAAGGELPCGITFIVEGEEEVSSPNLPGFVRSHRELLAADACVWEFGSVDHREVPMQYCGLRGICYVELSVATAAIDVHSGVGGSILANAAWRLTWALASLKDVDERIRIPGFHDDVRQPTPQDLVSMQALPEVADEYRRRFGVTSFLHGLTGGTDLRVAEVFQPTCTICGLTSGYQGPGSKTVLPARASAKVDFRLVPEQTPARVLECLRKHLDAEGFGDVKIEFLGGEAPARTDPEHPFVRLVVSTAAPVYGMPMQIVPMIGGSGPNHVFVHDLGLPVATAGLGYPDTRAHAPNENIRLDLYLKHARHMVRLIAAFGSQ; translated from the coding sequence ATGACCGATTTCGCCCGCGTGGATGCCGAACTCGAGAGTGGTATGGAAAGAAGTCTCGAGGAGCTGGCGCGGCTGGTGGCGCAGCCGAGCGTCGCCGCCCAGAAGCTCGGACTCGAACCGTGTGCCGGGCAGGTCGCCGGAATGTTCCGACAGCGTGGCTTCGAGGCCGAGATCCACGCCACGTCCGGAGCTCCGATCGTTGTCGCTCGTCGCGACGGCCGCACCGCGCGCCGGCTGCTGTTCTACAACCACTACGACGTGCAGCCGGCCGAACCGCTCGAGCTGTGGGAGTCGCCGCCCTTCACGCTCACGCGCCGCGGGCAGTTCGCCTTCGGCCGGGGCATCAGCGACGACAAGGGCCACCTGACCGCGCGCCTGCTGGCGCTCGACGCGCTGCTGGCGGCCGGCGGCGAGCTGCCGTGCGGCATCACGTTCATCGTCGAGGGTGAGGAGGAAGTCAGCAGTCCGAACTTGCCCGGCTTCGTGCGTTCGCATCGCGAATTGCTGGCCGCCGATGCGTGCGTGTGGGAGTTCGGCTCGGTCGACCACCGCGAGGTCCCCATGCAGTACTGCGGACTGCGCGGCATCTGCTACGTCGAGCTTTCGGTCGCGACCGCGGCCATCGACGTGCACTCCGGCGTGGGCGGCTCGATCCTCGCGAACGCAGCGTGGCGTCTGACCTGGGCGCTCGCGAGCCTCAAGGACGTCGACGAGCGCATTCGCATTCCGGGATTCCACGATGACGTGCGACAGCCGACGCCGCAGGACCTCGTCTCGATGCAGGCATTGCCCGAGGTCGCCGACGAGTACCGACGTCGCTTCGGGGTGACGTCATTCCTGCACGGACTGACCGGTGGCACCGATCTGCGCGTGGCCGAAGTGTTCCAGCCGACCTGCACGATCTGCGGCCTCACTTCGGGCTATCAGGGTCCGGGCTCCAAGACCGTGCTGCCGGCGCGCGCGAGTGCCAAGGTCGACTTTCGCCTGGTGCCCGAGCAGACCCCGGCGCGCGTGCTCGAATGCTTGCGCAAGCACCTCGACGCCGAAGGCTTCGGCGACGTGAAGATCGAGTTCCTGGGCGGAGAGGCGCCGGCCCGCACCGATCCCGAGCACCCGTTCGTGCGTCTGGTGGTCTCGACCGCGGCCCCGGTCTACGGCATGCCCATGCAGATCGTGCCGATGATCGGCGGGTCGGGGCCCAATCACGTGTTCGTGCACGACCTCGGCCTGCCGGTCGCCACGGCAGGACTCGGCTACCCAGACACCCGGGCGCACGCTCCGAACGAGAACATTCGCCTCGACCTGTACCTCAAGCATGCGCGCCATATGGTGCGCCTGATCGCGGCGTTCGGCTCTCAGTAG
- a CDS encoding DUF4199 domain-containing protein, translated as MKNPAVKWGLILGGLGTAWAVVMMSTGWSTDPVMANLAWVNLLFTIIVMISAMRETAAQGKSYGGQVGTGFVVALVSGLVGAIASYILTAFVFPNFLSEVLAMQEEAMRAKGTLEEAQIQQAMEGMAFMFTPPVNAAVGFIFSVCIGTLIALPIAAFVRAKK; from the coding sequence ATGAAGAATCCTGCGGTGAAATGGGGTTTGATCCTCGGCGGTCTGGGCACGGCGTGGGCGGTGGTGATGATGTCCACCGGCTGGTCGACCGATCCGGTGATGGCGAATCTCGCGTGGGTCAATCTGCTCTTCACGATCATCGTGATGATTTCGGCGATGCGCGAAACCGCGGCGCAGGGCAAGAGCTACGGCGGACAGGTCGGCACCGGCTTCGTGGTGGCGCTGGTGTCCGGACTGGTCGGTGCGATCGCGTCCTACATCCTGACCGCGTTCGTGTTCCCGAACTTCCTGTCCGAGGTCCTGGCGATGCAGGAAGAGGCGATGCGCGCCAAGGGCACGCTCGAAGAGGCGCAGATCCAGCAGGCGATGGAAGGCATGGCGTTCATGTTCACCCCGCCCGTGAACGCGGCGGTGGGATTCATCTTCTCGGTCTGCATCGGCACGCTGATCGCGCTTCCGATCGCGGCGTTCGTGCGCGCAAAGAAGTAG